From the Lysobacter sp. FW306-1B-D06B genome, one window contains:
- a CDS encoding PLP-dependent aminotransferase family protein, whose translation MHLQLDGRGPLHAQLTRALKGAVFGGRMSEGARLPATRQLARELGVSRNTVLAAYEQLRAEGFVDGRVGSGSYVTPPLQAPRPLHAVDMPLPAQSQFARRARVIHDHLRIPGRAIPGVRYAFQYGVPLTNPALTSAWARELAHAAAYTSPNYPASQGVPALREAVCDYLARRRGIQAEPQDVVIVAGTQQAVALTARVLLDPGDEVLLEEPHYSAMREALQIHGAKVVTRDVDEHGLIVDDLPTHAPKLICVTPSHQFPSGAVLSLPRRLELLDYARRHGSWILEDDYDGEFRYDARPLAALRSLDEGDRVIYVGTFSKAMFPSLRLGYLVVPAGLRGDYVNAKWQDDFGSCGIEQAALARFIVDGGFERHLRRAWKTLKERRDALLDGLQRCGRGRLRINDSHAGMHLVVWLNGRNAAEGEAFIARARSLGLGLYPIAPYYLAPPDSAGLLLGYCGLSVAEIEEAVALFATCLDEFDAA comes from the coding sequence ATGCACCTGCAGCTGGACGGTCGTGGTCCGCTCCATGCCCAACTGACTCGGGCGCTGAAGGGCGCCGTCTTCGGCGGCCGCATGAGCGAGGGCGCGCGATTGCCCGCCACGCGCCAGCTTGCGCGCGAGCTGGGCGTGTCGCGCAACACCGTGCTGGCCGCCTACGAGCAGCTGCGCGCCGAAGGCTTCGTCGATGGCCGCGTCGGCTCGGGCAGCTACGTGACACCGCCTCTGCAGGCCCCGCGCCCGCTGCACGCGGTGGACATGCCGCTGCCGGCGCAGTCGCAGTTCGCCCGCCGCGCGCGCGTCATCCACGATCACCTGCGCATACCCGGCCGCGCGATTCCCGGCGTGCGTTACGCCTTCCAGTACGGCGTTCCGCTGACCAATCCCGCGCTGACCAGCGCCTGGGCGCGCGAGCTGGCTCATGCGGCGGCCTACACCTCGCCGAACTACCCCGCCTCGCAGGGCGTGCCGGCGTTGCGCGAAGCCGTGTGCGACTACCTGGCGCGCCGGCGCGGCATCCAGGCCGAACCGCAGGACGTGGTGATCGTGGCCGGCACGCAGCAGGCGGTGGCGCTGACGGCGCGCGTGCTGCTGGATCCGGGCGACGAGGTGCTGCTGGAGGAGCCGCACTACTCGGCGATGCGCGAGGCGTTGCAGATCCACGGCGCAAAGGTCGTCACGCGCGACGTCGACGAACACGGGCTCATCGTCGACGACCTGCCCACGCACGCGCCCAAGCTCATCTGCGTCACGCCTTCGCACCAGTTCCCCAGCGGCGCGGTGCTGTCGTTGCCGCGCCGGCTGGAACTGCTCGACTACGCCCGCCGCCACGGGAGCTGGATCCTGGAGGACGACTACGACGGCGAGTTCCGCTACGACGCGCGACCGCTGGCCGCGTTGCGTTCGCTCGACGAGGGCGATCGGGTGATCTACGTGGGCACCTTCTCCAAGGCGATGTTCCCCTCGCTGCGGCTGGGTTACCTGGTAGTGCCGGCGGGACTGCGCGGGGATTACGTCAACGCCAAGTGGCAGGACGACTTCGGCTCCTGCGGCATCGAGCAGGCGGCGCTGGCGCGCTTCATCGTCGACGGCGGTTTCGAGCGCCATCTGCGCCGCGCGTGGAAGACGCTGAAGGAGCGCCGCGATGCGCTGCTGGACGGATTGCAGCGCTGCGGACGCGGGCGGCTGCGCATCAACGATTCACACGCCGGCATGCATCTGGTGGTCTGGCTCAACGGTCGCAATGCGGCCGAAGGTGAGGCGTTCATCGCGCGGGCGCGCAGCCTGGGGCTGGGGCTCTATCCGATCGCGCCGTATTACCTGGCGCCGCCCGACAGCGCCGGCCTGCTGCTGGGGTATTGCGGACTGTCGGTGGCGGAGATCGAGGAGGCCGTGGCGCTGTTCGCGACCTGCCTGGACGAGTTCGACGCGGCCTGA
- a CDS encoding RNA polymerase sigma factor has translation MRLPASLEEFLSGIGTRAFRFAELGLRHRDDALDAVQDAMMKMLAYRERPAQEWTPLFWSILRSRIVDVQRRRTFRLRWLMPAPEREDSALDWADDAPDPSRAHEGREAYGKLADALGKLPARQREAFSLRVLEELDVATTARAMGCSEGAVKTHLSRAREALQRQLEDWR, from the coding sequence GTGCGCCTGCCGGCGTCGCTGGAAGAGTTCCTGTCCGGCATCGGCACGCGCGCATTCCGCTTCGCCGAACTGGGCCTGCGCCATCGCGACGACGCGCTGGATGCGGTGCAGGACGCGATGATGAAGATGCTCGCCTACCGCGAGCGCCCGGCGCAGGAATGGACGCCGCTGTTCTGGAGCATCCTGCGCAGCCGCATCGTCGACGTGCAGCGTCGCCGCACGTTCCGCCTGCGCTGGCTGATGCCCGCGCCGGAGCGCGAGGACAGCGCGCTGGACTGGGCCGACGACGCACCCGACCCCTCGCGTGCCCACGAAGGCCGCGAGGCCTACGGCAAGCTGGCCGATGCGCTGGGCAAACTCCCGGCCCGGCAGCGCGAGGCGTTCAGCCTGCGCGTGCTGGAAGAACTCGACGTCGCCACGACCGCGCGGGCGATGGGCTGCAGCGAAGGCGCGGTGAAGACCCATCTGTCGCGCGCACGCGAAGCGCTGCAGCGGCAACTGGAGGATTGGCGATGA
- a CDS encoding DUF3106 domain-containing protein — translation MRTFVLSRVFAFALMFASAPLLAANPPAAKPLPAWEQLTPAQRETLIAPMRDRWNAQPDGRQRMLDRAQRWQQMTPEQRQRARHGMQRWESMSPEQREQTRALFAKMRTLDEPQRKALKAQWRDMTPDQRRDWVKANPAPADMPPGRPPRD, via the coding sequence ATGCGCACCTTCGTGCTTTCCCGCGTTTTCGCCTTCGCGCTGATGTTCGCCAGCGCGCCATTGCTGGCCGCCAACCCGCCCGCCGCCAAGCCGTTGCCGGCATGGGAGCAGCTCACCCCGGCGCAGCGCGAGACGCTGATCGCACCGATGCGCGATCGCTGGAACGCACAGCCCGACGGCCGCCAGCGCATGCTCGACCGCGCACAGCGCTGGCAGCAGATGACGCCCGAGCAGCGCCAGCGCGCGCGCCACGGCATGCAGCGCTGGGAAAGCATGAGCCCGGAGCAGCGCGAGCAGACCCGCGCCCTGTTCGCGAAGATGCGCACGCTCGACGAACCGCAGCGCAAGGCATTGAAGGCGCAGTGGCGGGACATGACGCCCGACCAGCGCCGCGACTGGGTGAAGGCCAACCCCGCGCCGGCCGACATGCCGCCCGGCCGGCCGCCGCGCGACTAA
- a CDS encoding 5'-3' exonuclease H3TH domain-containing protein, giving the protein MSAAPAAGGTLYLVDASLYVFRAWHSMPNEFHDTEGWPTNAVHGFARFLLELLDRARPQHIAIAFDEALDSCFRNTLYPAYKANREPAPEELKRQFVHCRQLCEALGLAVLAHGEYEADDLIGTAATAARMHGFRSVIVSADKDLSQLLGEHDEQWDFAKGQRWGAAGVPKRHGVHAHQIADYLALTGDAVDNIPGVPGIGAKTAAALLGHFGTLDALLERVEEVPFLRLRGAGSTAAKLRQHREQALLCRQLTTIALDAPLGETSLHFVRGRADAAILGALCDGLRFGPMTRRRLYQSAGLDFAPSQLPS; this is encoded by the coding sequence GTGAGCGCGGCACCCGCGGCCGGCGGCACGCTCTATCTGGTGGACGCCAGCCTGTACGTGTTCCGTGCCTGGCATTCCATGCCCAACGAGTTCCACGACACGGAAGGCTGGCCGACCAACGCCGTGCACGGCTTCGCCCGCTTCCTGCTGGAGCTGCTCGACCGCGCGCGCCCACAGCACATCGCCATCGCGTTCGACGAAGCGCTGGACTCGTGCTTCCGCAACACGCTCTACCCGGCCTACAAGGCCAATCGCGAGCCGGCGCCGGAAGAGCTCAAGCGCCAGTTCGTGCATTGCCGGCAGCTGTGCGAGGCGCTGGGGCTTGCGGTGCTCGCGCACGGCGAATACGAGGCCGATGATCTCATCGGCACTGCGGCGACAGCCGCGCGCATGCACGGGTTCCGCTCGGTGATCGTCTCGGCCGACAAGGACCTCTCGCAGCTGTTGGGCGAACACGACGAGCAGTGGGACTTCGCCAAGGGCCAGCGCTGGGGCGCCGCCGGCGTGCCGAAACGCCACGGCGTGCACGCGCATCAGATCGCCGACTACCTCGCCCTCACCGGCGATGCCGTCGACAACATCCCCGGCGTGCCCGGCATCGGCGCGAAGACGGCGGCGGCGCTGCTGGGGCATTTCGGCACGCTCGACGCGCTGCTGGAACGCGTGGAGGAAGTGCCGTTCCTGCGCCTGCGCGGCGCGGGATCCACGGCCGCGAAGCTGCGCCAGCATCGCGAACAGGCGCTGCTGTGCCGCCAGCTCACGACCATCGCACTGGATGCACCGCTGGGCGAAACCTCGCTGCATTTCGTGCGGGGTCGCGCCGATGCGGCGATCCTCGGCGCGCTCTGCGACGGGCTGCGCTTCGGCCCGATGACGCGACGCAGGTTGTACCAGTCGGCCGGGCTCGACTTCGCCCCGTCACAGCTTCCGTCGTAG
- a CDS encoding nitroreductase, protein MSLNTSDPQQIDLALASLDARRSVPPKQLGEPAPDSETLLRLLQSAVRVPDHGKRVPFRFLSFRGEARHAFGERLAARSRERDPEASEAVYEKDRLRFSHAPLVVAVIGRFGPDEKIPESERFSTASCVCFALLQAAQALGYGAIWLTGWLAYDPVVDGWLGLGEHERVVGFIHIGTPKLDAPERERPDPRDLLTHWSPT, encoded by the coding sequence ATGTCGCTAAACACTTCTGACCCCCAGCAAATCGACCTCGCCCTGGCCTCCCTGGACGCCCGTCGGTCGGTCCCGCCGAAGCAGCTCGGCGAGCCTGCGCCCGACTCCGAGACCCTCCTGCGCCTGCTCCAGTCGGCCGTGCGCGTGCCGGACCACGGCAAGCGGGTGCCGTTCCGCTTCCTGAGCTTCCGTGGCGAGGCCCGGCATGCCTTCGGCGAGCGCCTGGCCGCCCGCAGCCGCGAGCGCGACCCGGAGGCCAGCGAAGCGGTGTACGAAAAGGACCGGCTGCGATTCTCGCACGCGCCGCTGGTCGTGGCGGTCATCGGCCGCTTCGGGCCGGACGAAAAGATTCCTGAATCGGAGCGGTTTTCCACCGCCTCGTGCGTCTGCTTTGCCCTGCTCCAGGCCGCCCAGGCGCTGGGGTACGGCGCGATCTGGCTGACCGGCTGGCTGGCCTACGACCCGGTGGTGGACGGCTGGCTGGGCCTGGGCGAGCACGAGCGCGTGGTCGGCTTCATCCACATCGGCACGCCGAAGCTGGACGCGCCCGAGCGCGAGCGCCCCGATCCGCGTGACCTGCTGACGCACTGGAGCCCGACGTGA
- a CDS encoding DUF1631 family protein — protein MSGYPHGVAQATRTDPLRVLEEIKRQSLEALGGLPGSLYGPVEDALKVALLKGDGKTNHYEEQAALWVLRQHQASHVMKYRQQVAQAFDDFRALRIRSGGDVTLRLVDEQQLEYELASGRLNEALVARFARPLDTLQTRLQALSEAMRVPAGINPIGPERLVQAFSQTLLDAQVPDTLRGRLFRHYETDLIRLLGDLYARINALLASSGYGAPMAPRPPQDEFRREPVVPPPAPVYGGGGYGAPGYVAPQDGLGGYAGGYAPGPGGAPVSQPDIAAMAQELAQLRSQLHAWRESIARGDVASGGTAGQPDRPVMQRREMRVDEILSVASLLQAEPPDAFARALAVTGRLGETIRDHLQDGARRLGLNPDQACFSPEEEDAIDLVAMLFDSLFRHNALQDRARRLYARLVLPYVKVALTDNAVFVKREHPARRLLDAITEACEGNDGETPQDRELLDRATEVSQRVVADYNEDLAVFELAHAELDALLAQQRRRFELQEQRAAKATYGRERLGAARAQAENALEERLGDTTLTQAVADFLAMPWRHHVVQTLLRDNADPRRHAEAIALGDALVMADRLAEQNRGAELADQLLALQPSIIECLASSGLDDSAAQHGMAGLVRALATPDTPRRQRPAPPLSMPEDDAGEAERRLWLVGGTDTVRHDPLLAERMRTLDVGDWLRLTNAEGETTAVKIAWLSPLTSRYLLVNRRGLRVLVASAEELSALAGAGRLTVGAERTAFDEAMRQVRRHLDRGTGTR, from the coding sequence GTGTCCGGCTACCCGCACGGCGTCGCTCAAGCCACGCGTACCGATCCCTTGCGCGTGCTCGAAGAAATCAAGCGCCAGTCTCTGGAGGCGCTCGGCGGTCTGCCGGGTTCGCTTTACGGGCCTGTGGAAGATGCCCTGAAGGTGGCCCTGCTCAAGGGCGACGGCAAGACCAATCATTACGAAGAACAGGCCGCGCTGTGGGTGCTGCGCCAGCACCAGGCCTCGCACGTCATGAAGTACCGCCAGCAGGTGGCGCAGGCGTTCGACGACTTCCGCGCCCTGCGCATCCGCAGCGGCGGCGATGTCACCCTGCGCCTGGTCGATGAACAGCAACTGGAATACGAGCTCGCCAGCGGCCGCCTGAACGAGGCCCTCGTGGCGCGCTTCGCCCGCCCGCTGGATACACTGCAGACCCGTCTGCAGGCGTTGTCGGAGGCCATGCGCGTGCCGGCCGGCATCAATCCGATCGGCCCGGAGCGCCTGGTCCAGGCGTTCTCGCAGACGCTGCTGGACGCACAGGTGCCCGACACCTTGCGCGGCCGCCTGTTCCGTCATTACGAAACCGACCTGATCCGCCTGCTGGGCGATCTGTACGCGCGCATCAACGCGCTGCTCGCCAGCTCCGGTTACGGCGCCCCGATGGCGCCGCGCCCGCCGCAGGACGAGTTCCGCCGCGAGCCGGTCGTGCCGCCGCCCGCGCCGGTGTACGGCGGCGGTGGTTATGGCGCCCCTGGCTACGTGGCGCCGCAGGACGGCCTCGGCGGTTATGCCGGCGGCTATGCGCCCGGCCCGGGCGGCGCCCCGGTGTCCCAGCCCGACATCGCGGCGATGGCGCAGGAACTGGCCCAGCTGCGCAGCCAGTTGCACGCGTGGCGCGAATCGATCGCGCGCGGCGACGTGGCCTCCGGCGGCACGGCTGGGCAGCCCGACCGCCCGGTGATGCAGCGCCGCGAAATGCGCGTGGACGAAATCCTCAGCGTCGCTTCGCTGCTGCAGGCCGAGCCGCCGGATGCATTCGCACGCGCGCTGGCCGTGACCGGCCGCCTGGGTGAGACGATCCGCGACCATCTGCAGGACGGCGCGCGCCGGTTGGGCCTCAATCCCGACCAGGCCTGCTTCAGTCCGGAAGAGGAAGACGCGATCGACCTGGTCGCGATGCTGTTCGACTCGCTGTTCCGCCACAACGCACTGCAGGACCGTGCGCGCCGTCTGTACGCGCGACTGGTGCTGCCGTACGTCAAGGTCGCGCTCACCGACAACGCCGTGTTCGTCAAGCGCGAACACCCCGCGCGCCGCCTGCTCGATGCCATCACCGAAGCCTGCGAAGGCAACGACGGCGAGACGCCGCAGGACCGCGAACTGCTCGACCGCGCCACCGAGGTTTCGCAGCGCGTCGTGGCCGACTACAACGAAGACCTGGCGGTGTTCGAACTCGCCCATGCCGAGCTCGATGCACTGCTTGCGCAGCAGCGCCGCCGTTTCGAACTGCAGGAGCAGCGCGCCGCCAAGGCCACCTACGGCCGCGAACGTCTGGGCGCCGCACGCGCTCAGGCGGAAAACGCGCTGGAAGAGCGCCTGGGCGATACGACGCTGACGCAGGCGGTGGCCGATTTCCTCGCGATGCCCTGGCGCCACCACGTCGTGCAGACCTTGCTGCGCGACAACGCCGATCCGCGCCGCCACGCCGAGGCGATCGCCCTGGGCGACGCGCTGGTGATGGCCGACCGCCTGGCCGAGCAGAATCGCGGCGCCGAACTGGCCGACCAGCTGCTCGCCCTGCAGCCTTCGATCATCGAATGCCTGGCCAGCTCCGGCCTGGACGACAGCGCCGCCCAGCACGGCATGGCCGGCCTGGTGCGCGCGCTGGCGACGCCGGACACGCCGCGACGCCAACGGCCGGCGCCGCCGCTGTCGATGCCGGAGGACGACGCCGGCGAAGCCGAGCGTCGCCTGTGGCTGGTCGGCGGTACCGACACGGTCCGTCACGACCCTCTGCTTGCCGAGCGCATGCGCACGCTCGATGTCGGCGACTGGCTGCGCCTGACCAACGCCGAAGGCGAGACGACGGCGGTCAAGATCGCATGGCTGAGCCCGCTCACGTCGCGCTACCTGCTGGTGAATCGCCGCGGCCTGCGCGTGCTGGTCGCCTCGGCGGAAGAACTGTCCGCCCTGGCCGGCGCCGGCCGCCTCACCGTCGGCGCCGAACGCACGGCCTTCGACGAGGCGATGCGTCAGGTGCGCCGCCATCTGGACAGGGGAACGGGGACGCGCTGA
- a CDS encoding NAD(P) transhydrogenase subunit alpha, with the protein MGDGFVALYIFMLAAIAGHVIISRVPVILHTPLMSGSNFIHGIVLIGAMVVLGHADTTLEKVIGFVAVLLGAGNAAGGYVVTERMLEMFKTSKKPGSKA; encoded by the coding sequence ATGGGCGACGGGTTTGTGGCGCTGTACATCTTCATGCTGGCGGCTATCGCCGGGCACGTGATCATCTCGCGCGTGCCGGTGATCCTGCACACGCCGTTGATGTCGGGCTCCAACTTCATCCACGGCATCGTCCTGATCGGCGCGATGGTCGTCCTCGGTCACGCCGACACCACACTGGAAAAGGTCATCGGCTTCGTCGCCGTGCTGCTGGGCGCGGGCAACGCCGCCGGCGGCTACGTGGTGACCGAGCGCATGCTGGAAATGTTCAAGACCAGCAAGAAGCCGGGGTCGAAGGCATGA
- a CDS encoding NAD(P) transhydrogenase subunit alpha: protein MAGITIGVASETASGERRVALTPETCKKLVARGARVRLQRGAGRLAAFTDEAYADAGAELVADANAALGEADVVLCVQPPSPQTLTSLREGTAVVGLLAPQSDAARGEAINARKLLAFPLERLPRTTRAQAMDVLSSQAGMAGYKAVLIAAQLAPRFFPMLTTAAGTIRPSKVLIVGAGVAGLQAIATAKRLGAQVEGFDVRPETREQIESLGGKFLDLGVSAAGEGGYARALTDEERAEQQRRLAEHLKNVDVIVCTAAVPGRPAPKIVTAAMVAGMRPGSVIVDLAAETGGNCELTRPGENIESGGVLVAGPLNLASMGAVHASEMYARNVLNFVSLFVTEDASREGRLALDWDDELLAKTVWPERVMAPAVIAAT from the coding sequence ATGGCGGGCATCACGATTGGCGTGGCGAGCGAAACCGCAAGCGGCGAGCGCCGCGTCGCATTGACGCCCGAAACCTGCAAGAAGCTCGTCGCACGCGGCGCACGCGTGCGCTTGCAGCGCGGTGCCGGACGGCTCGCGGCCTTCACCGACGAGGCCTACGCGGACGCCGGTGCGGAACTCGTCGCCGACGCGAACGCCGCACTGGGCGAAGCCGATGTCGTGCTCTGCGTGCAGCCGCCTTCGCCGCAGACGCTGACGTCGTTGCGCGAAGGCACGGCCGTCGTCGGCCTGCTCGCCCCGCAATCCGATGCCGCGCGCGGCGAGGCCATCAACGCGCGCAAGCTGCTCGCCTTCCCGCTCGAACGCCTGCCGCGCACCACGCGCGCGCAGGCGATGGACGTGCTCAGTTCGCAGGCCGGCATGGCCGGCTACAAGGCCGTGCTGATCGCCGCGCAACTGGCGCCGCGCTTCTTCCCGATGCTCACCACGGCCGCCGGCACGATCCGCCCGTCCAAGGTGCTGATCGTCGGCGCGGGCGTGGCGGGCCTGCAGGCCATTGCCACGGCCAAGCGCCTGGGCGCCCAGGTCGAAGGCTTCGACGTGCGCCCGGAAACGCGCGAACAGATCGAGTCGCTCGGTGGAAAATTTCTCGACCTGGGCGTCAGCGCCGCAGGCGAAGGCGGCTACGCCCGTGCGCTTACCGACGAGGAGCGCGCCGAACAGCAGCGTCGTCTTGCCGAACACCTGAAGAACGTCGATGTGATCGTCTGCACGGCCGCTGTGCCGGGCCGTCCTGCGCCGAAGATCGTCACTGCCGCGATGGTCGCCGGCATGCGCCCGGGCAGCGTGATCGTCGACCTCGCGGCCGAAACCGGCGGCAACTGCGAACTCACGCGTCCCGGCGAAAACATCGAAAGCGGCGGAGTCCTGGTCGCGGGCCCGCTCAACCTCGCCAGCATGGGGGCGGTGCACGCCAGCGAGATGTATGCGCGCAATGTGCTCAACTTCGTGAGCTTGTTCGTCACCGAAGACGCTTCGCGCGAAGGACGGCTCGCACTGGATTGGGACGACGAGCTGCTGGCGAAGACAGTGTGGCCGGAACGCGTGATGGCGCCGGCGGTGATCGCGGCTACGTAG
- the sufT gene encoding putative Fe-S cluster assembly protein SufT, whose amino-acid sequence MYSRSSEPVRFERDCAVVMVPQGEQVTLPAGSVGYITQGLGGSYTVFVEGNLFRVAGRDADAIGKEAPEPLELPEGADDEAVEQMVWRQLRTCFDPEIPINVVDLGLVYEARIAPHPEKPGQRRVEVRMTLTAPACGMGDILVADVRDKLEMIPTVVEADVDLVFDPPWNRTMMSEAARLETGML is encoded by the coding sequence ATGTATTCCCGCAGCAGCGAACCCGTCCGTTTCGAGCGCGATTGCGCCGTCGTCATGGTCCCGCAGGGCGAACAGGTCACGTTGCCCGCGGGCAGCGTGGGCTACATCACCCAGGGCCTTGGCGGCAGCTACACCGTGTTCGTCGAAGGCAACCTCTTCCGTGTCGCCGGCCGCGATGCCGATGCCATCGGCAAGGAAGCGCCCGAACCCCTGGAACTGCCCGAAGGCGCCGACGACGAGGCGGTCGAGCAGATGGTGTGGCGCCAGCTGCGCACCTGCTTCGACCCGGAGATCCCGATCAACGTGGTCGACCTGGGCCTGGTCTACGAGGCCCGCATCGCGCCGCATCCGGAAAAGCCCGGCCAGCGCCGCGTCGAAGTGCGCATGACCCTGACGGCCCCCGCCTGCGGCATGGGCGACATCCTGGTCGCCGACGTGCGCGACAAGCTGGAGATGATCCCGACGGTGGTGGAGGCCGATGTGGACCTGGTCTTCGACCCGCCGTGGAACCGCACGATGATGTCCGAGGCCGCGCGCCTGGAGACCGGGATGCTCTGA
- a CDS encoding NAD(P)(+) transhydrogenase (Re/Si-specific) subunit beta, whose product MSALVWVASASYFVAATLFLLGLQRMASPMTARSGIRWAGLGMVIATVATFLLPGLHNLPLIVTALVIGTAAAWISGKKVAITDMPQMVALYNGMGGGSAAAIGAVELLRFSAAGQAPSPTALVLAVIGAAIGAISLSGSIIAWAKLDGRLDKRVVFPGQQLFNLAVFVAMLVLGGIVVHSLSVPAIIGFFVLALALGVLMTLPIGGADMPVVISLYNALTGLAVAFEGYVLGNEALIIAGTMVGAAGTLLTQLMAKAMNRPIHGVLFSSFGGGGQAQEISGTQKPIEAGDVAAMMAYAERVVIVPGYGMAVAQAQHKIWELAQRLIDRGVKVKFAIHPVAGRMPGHMNVLLAEAGVPYDLIADMDDINPEFPNTDVSLVIGANDVVNPVAKTDPGSPIYGMPILDVANSKNTIVIKRGKGTGFAGIENALFYQDNTRMLYGDGAEMASALVSELKALDGGGH is encoded by the coding sequence ATGAGCGCCCTGGTCTGGGTCGCTTCGGCCAGCTACTTCGTCGCCGCCACGTTGTTCCTCCTGGGCCTGCAGCGCATGGCCTCGCCGATGACCGCGCGCAGCGGCATCCGCTGGGCCGGACTGGGCATGGTGATCGCCACCGTCGCCACGTTCCTGCTGCCGGGTCTGCACAACCTGCCGCTGATCGTGACCGCGCTCGTCATCGGCACCGCGGCGGCGTGGATCTCCGGCAAGAAGGTCGCCATCACCGACATGCCGCAGATGGTCGCCCTCTACAACGGCATGGGCGGCGGTTCGGCGGCGGCGATCGGCGCGGTGGAACTGCTGCGTTTCTCCGCGGCCGGACAGGCGCCTTCGCCCACGGCGCTGGTGCTTGCCGTCATCGGCGCCGCCATCGGCGCGATCTCGCTGTCGGGTTCGATCATCGCCTGGGCCAAGCTCGACGGACGCCTCGACAAGCGCGTGGTGTTCCCGGGGCAGCAGCTGTTCAACCTCGCCGTGTTCGTGGCGATGCTGGTGCTGGGCGGCATCGTCGTGCACTCGCTTTCGGTGCCGGCCATCATCGGGTTCTTCGTTCTTGCGCTGGCGCTGGGCGTTCTGATGACGCTGCCCATCGGCGGCGCCGACATGCCGGTGGTGATCTCGCTGTACAACGCGCTCACCGGTCTTGCGGTGGCGTTCGAAGGTTACGTGCTGGGCAACGAGGCGCTGATCATCGCCGGCACCATGGTCGGCGCGGCCGGTACGCTGCTCACGCAGCTGATGGCGAAGGCGATGAACCGCCCGATCCACGGCGTGCTGTTCTCCAGCTTCGGCGGCGGCGGGCAGGCGCAGGAGATCAGCGGCACGCAGAAGCCCATCGAAGCCGGCGACGTCGCCGCGATGATGGCCTACGCCGAACGCGTGGTGATCGTGCCCGGCTACGGCATGGCCGTGGCGCAGGCGCAGCACAAGATCTGGGAGCTGGCGCAGCGCCTGATCGATCGCGGCGTGAAGGTGAAGTTCGCGATCCATCCGGTTGCCGGACGCATGCCCGGCCACATGAACGTGCTGCTGGCCGAAGCGGGCGTGCCGTACGACCTCATCGCCGACATGGATGACATCAATCCCGAGTTCCCCAACACCGACGTGTCGCTGGTGATCGGCGCGAACGACGTGGTGAACCCGGTGGCGAAGACCGATCCGGGCTCGCCGATCTACGGCATGCCGATCCTCGACGTGGCGAACTCGAAGAACACCATCGTCATCAAGCGCGGCAAGGGCACGGGCTTCGCGGGCATCGAGAACGCGCTGTTCTACCAGGACAACACGCGCATGCTCTATGGCGACGGTGCGGAGATGGCCAGCGCGCTGGTGAGCGAGTTGAAGGCGCTGGACGGCGGCGGGCACTGA
- a CDS encoding helix-turn-helix transcriptional regulator, protein MPLHRHELPPSARLSPDALAADDWHLVVAHGAAAVQLASNWPSLWLPLRGRLAMQAPDAQWFLRAGEAQLWRAATLRVQGSHESRWIALTASQEVWCRHVANLRDEEEPLPWRGEADDIHDTLAALVRDDTALDALLPALLERQRDVAACLPRCRGRTLAHRRQALLRLLWLRHLMQCHVEADDDATVDVAWLAERAHYSPGHLIRLHRAVFGETPSDYFARLRHARAWQLVRETDMPVATITHKLGFESQSAFCRAFKHAFGMTATEARRLETNACAA, encoded by the coding sequence ATGCCGTTGCATCGCCACGAGCTGCCTCCCTCCGCGCGACTGTCCCCCGACGCGCTCGCCGCCGACGATTGGCACCTCGTCGTCGCGCATGGCGCCGCCGCGGTGCAGCTTGCGTCGAACTGGCCCTCGCTCTGGCTGCCGCTGCGCGGACGGCTGGCGATGCAGGCACCCGATGCGCAGTGGTTTCTGCGCGCGGGCGAAGCGCAGCTGTGGCGCGCGGCGACGCTGCGCGTGCAGGGCTCGCACGAATCGCGCTGGATCGCACTCACTGCATCGCAGGAGGTGTGGTGCCGGCACGTCGCGAACCTTCGCGACGAAGAAGAACCGTTGCCCTGGCGCGGCGAAGCCGACGACATCCACGACACCCTGGCCGCACTCGTTCGCGACGACACCGCGCTCGACGCCCTCCTGCCCGCTCTGCTCGAACGCCAGCGCGACGTCGCCGCGTGCCTGCCGCGCTGCCGTGGGCGCACGCTGGCGCACCGGCGTCAGGCACTGCTGCGCCTGCTGTGGCTGCGCCATCTGATGCAATGCCATGTCGAGGCCGACGACGACGCGACGGTCGACGTCGCCTGGCTCGCCGAACGCGCGCACTACTCGCCCGGGCATCTCATCCGCCTGCATCGCGCGGTGTTCGGCGAAACGCCGAGCGACTACTTCGCGCGGCTGCGCCATGCGCGTGCATGGCAGCTCGTGCGCGAGACCGACATGCCCGTGGCGACGATCACGCACAAGCTCGGTTTCGAAAGCCAGAGCGCCTTCTGTCGCGCGTTCAAGCACGCCTTCGGCATGACCGCCACCGAAGCACGCCGCTTGGAGACCAACGCATGCGCGGCCTGA